A region from the Melioribacter roseus P3M-2 genome encodes:
- a CDS encoding Glu/Leu/Phe/Val family dehydrogenase gives MKSKEFNPFEMAQAQFDRVAELLNLDESTRELLRNPLREYHFSIPVKMDDGSTKIFRGFRVQHNDARGPSKGGIRFHPQETVDTVRALAMWMTWKCAVVNIPLGGGKGGVICDPHHLSMKEQEQICRGWVRQMAKNVGPVNDVPAPDVMTNAQHMLWMLDEYESITGGKYPGFITGKPVGMGGSLGRTEATGYGVIFTLREALKEMNIKPEETLASVQGFGNVAQYAIELYTQLGGKVIAVASWDEQDKCSYTFRKMDGINRDELLGITDKFGGIDKTKAKELGYEILEGDAWIEQDVDILIPAALENQINADNVNKISKRVKIIAEGANGPTTIEADKVIQERNIFVIPDFLANAGGVTCSYFEQVQSNMNYYWEKEEVLAKLDTKMTNAYLSVSELARNKKLYMRDAAYVIAINRVAQACKDRGWV, from the coding sequence ATGAAATCCAAAGAGTTTAATCCTTTTGAAATGGCACAAGCTCAATTCGACAGAGTAGCTGAATTACTCAATTTAGACGAATCCACTCGAGAATTATTAAGAAATCCTCTCCGGGAATATCATTTCAGTATTCCCGTTAAAATGGACGACGGTTCCACAAAAATTTTCAGAGGTTTTCGCGTTCAGCATAATGACGCACGCGGACCTTCGAAAGGCGGAATCCGATTTCACCCGCAAGAAACGGTCGATACGGTAAGAGCGTTGGCAATGTGGATGACCTGGAAATGCGCCGTTGTTAATATTCCTCTCGGCGGAGGCAAGGGAGGAGTTATATGCGACCCGCATCATCTGAGTATGAAAGAACAGGAACAAATCTGCCGCGGATGGGTGCGTCAAATGGCTAAGAACGTAGGACCTGTAAATGACGTGCCGGCTCCGGACGTAATGACTAACGCGCAGCATATGCTCTGGATGCTCGATGAATATGAAAGTATTACCGGAGGTAAATATCCGGGCTTTATCACGGGTAAACCCGTAGGCATGGGAGGCTCTTTGGGCAGAACAGAAGCTACCGGATACGGAGTTATTTTTACTCTGAGAGAAGCATTGAAAGAAATGAATATAAAACCCGAAGAAACTCTGGCTTCTGTGCAAGGCTTCGGCAACGTTGCTCAGTATGCAATCGAATTATACACTCAACTGGGCGGAAAAGTAATTGCAGTGGCAAGCTGGGACGAACAGGATAAATGTTCATACACATTCAGAAAAATGGACGGAATTAACCGGGACGAGCTGCTCGGTATTACCGATAAGTTCGGCGGTATCGACAAAACAAAGGCAAAAGAACTCGGGTATGAAATCCTCGAAGGCGATGCGTGGATCGAGCAGGACGTTGATATTTTAATACCAGCCGCGCTCGAAAACCAAATCAACGCCGACAATGTTAATAAGATAAGCAAACGCGTGAAAATTATTGCCGAAGGCGCAAACGGTCCCACTACTATCGAAGCCGACAAGGTAATTCAGGAAAGAAATATTTTCGTCATTCCAGACTTCCTGGCAAATGCCGGAGGCGTCACATGCAGCTATTTTGAACAAGTTCAGTCTAATATGAATTATTACTGGGAAAAAGAAGAAGTATTGGCGAAACTCGACACTAAAATGACGAATGCTTATTTATCCGTAAGCGAGTTAGCCCGAAACAAAAAATTGTATATGCGCGACGCTGCGTATGTAATTGCAATTAACCGAGTGGCTCAGGCTTGCAAGGATAGAGGTTGGGTATAA